In Daphnia magna isolate NIES linkage group LG5, ASM2063170v1.1, whole genome shotgun sequence, a single genomic region encodes these proteins:
- the LOC116922510 gene encoding sodium-coupled monocarboxylate transporter 1 isoform X1 yields MTVIEDTEKLISRFGWPDYLVFVAMLSVSAIIGIYYACAGGKQSTTSEFLMAGRSMSTFPVAMSLIASFMSAITLLGTPAEVYQFGTMYWLIGISYFIVMPATNYLYLPIFYNLQVTSAYEYLELRFHKVIRCLGSATFTVQMSLYMAVVVYAPALALSQVTGINVYLSVTAIFVVCIFYTVVGGMKAVMWTDTLQVIIMYAAMIAVIVKGHVDVGGWSVVWNANQATGRVEFSDFDVNPGKRHSFWSLVVGGYFTWITIYGVNQSQVQRYLTVSKINQARNAVWINLVGLSVLLSVCCYGGMVIFAKYADCDPLSAKYVSKPDQLFPLFVMDTLGHIPGVPGLFVAGIFSGALSTVSSGLNSLAAICLEDFVKPFCCVGMSDERATKVSKGLAIGFGFLCFGLVFVASQLGNILEAALSIFGIIGGPLLGVFTLGIFFPWANSVGAGVGVIASLGLMLWIGIGTQVAKAHGFLKLTSKLYSTDGCRALNATLTTALVELNGFVSSTTASSATQTSPEDEPLGLYQLSYMWYSTVGCCTVIVVGLIVSALTGFQDPRKLNPGLICNTGNTVYWFLPKNIREYLRFEVGDDYELSGAPYEKCKQPVYNLQVGENHPMFASSDTHLASQLTDEKIEATKL; encoded by the exons ATGACAGTCATAGAGGACACTGAGAAGTTGATTTCTCGTTTCGGGTGGCCAGACTACTTGGTATTCGTGGCTATGCTGTCTGTTTCAGCCATAATCGGAATATATTATGCATG TGCCGGTGGAAAGCAGAGCACCACATCTGAATTTCTGATGGCTGGAAGGAGCATGTCGACCTTCCCTGTCGCAATGTCTTTGATTGCAAG CTTTATGTCAGCCATCACGCTTTTGGGCACACCAGCTGAAGTGTACCAGTTTGGAACGATGTACTGGTTAATTGGCATATCGTACTTCATCG TCATGCCCGCAACGAATTATCTCTACCTCCCTATATTTTATAACCTCCAAGTCACTTCTGCATATGAG TATTTAGAATTACGCTTCCATAAAGTGATCCGGTGCttgggttcagcaacatttACAGTTCAAATG AGTCTTTACATGGCTGTGGTTGTATATGCCCCTGCACTGGCTCTTAGTCAAG TAACTGGAATCAATGTGTACCTCTCAGTGACAGCCATTTTCGTCGTATGCATCTTCTATACCGTAGTC gGAGGAATGAAAGCTGTGATGTGGACTGACACGTTGCAAGTCATTATTATGTATGCTGCAATGATAGCG GTGATTGTTAAGGGACATGTTGACGTGGGTGGTTGGTCCGTGGTTTGGAATGCCAATCAGGCAACCGGAAGGGTCGAATTTTCGGa TTTCGACGTTAACCCCGGCAAACGTCACTCGTTTTGGTCTTTGGTTGTTGGTGGATATTTCACGTG GATTACGATTTACGGAGTTAACCAATCTCAAGTGCAACGCTATTTGACAGTTTCGAAAATCAACCAAGCTAGAAA CGCTGTGTGGATCAACCTTGTTGGATTATCCGTCCTCCTTTCAGTTTGCTGTTATGGAGGCATGGTCATTTTTGCAAAATATGCCGATTGCGATCCTCTCTCTGCCAAG TATGTCAGCAAGCCGGATCAGCTGTTTCCCTTATTCGTAATGGACACGTTGGGTCACATTCCCGGTGTTCCTGGACTGTTTGTGGCCGGAATTTTCAGTGGAGCTTTAAg TACTGTTTCTAGCGGACTAAACTCTTTGGCAGCTATTTGCTTGGAAGATTTCGTTAAACCCTTTTGTTGTGTGGGCATGAGCGATGAACGCGCCACTAAAGTATCGAAAGGCTTGGCAATAGGATTTGGATTTCTTTGTTTCGggcttgtttttgttgcatCTCAACTTGGCAACATCCTAGAa GCTGCTTTGAGTATTTTTGGTATCATTGGTGGACCTCTTCTAGGAGTCTTTACTTTAGGCATCTTCTTCCCTTGGGCGAACTCTGTT GGAGCCGGGGTAGGCGTAATCGCCAGTCTGGGTTTGATGCTGTGGATTGGGATTGGAACACAAGTCGCCAAAGCTCATGGTTTCCTTAAACTAACAAGCAAGCTCTATTCTACTGATGGTTGTCGCGCACTAAACGCCACTCTAACCACCGCATTAGTGGAATTGAACGGCTTTGTTTCATCGACAACTGCGTCATCGGCGACGCAAAC CAGCCCTGAAGATGAACCACTTGGACTGTATCAACTTTCATATATGTGGTACTCAACTGTCGGTTGCTGTACAGTCATCGTCGTTGGCTTGATCGTGAGTGCCCTAACCGGATTTCAGGATCCTAGGAAACTTAATCCGGGGCTCATTTGCAACACTGGAAACACGGTTTATTGGTTCTTACCAAAGAATATTAGAGAA TACTTACGATTTGAAGTCGGAGATGATTAC GAATTAAGCGGAGCTCCGTACGAAAAATGTAAGCAACCGGTATATAATTTACAAGTAGGTGAAAACCACCCAATGTTCGCGTCGAGTGATACACATTTAGCAAGCCAACTTACTGATGAGAAGATTGAAGCAACGAAACTTTGA
- the LOC116922510 gene encoding sodium-coupled monocarboxylate transporter 1 isoform X2 — MTVIEDTEKLISRFGWPDYLVFVAMLSVSAIIGIYYACAGGKQSTTSEFLMAGRSMSTFPVAMSLIASFMSAITLLGTPAEVYQFGTMYWLIGISYFIVMPATNYLYLPIFYNLQVTSAYEYLELRFHKVIRCLGSATFTVQMSLYMAVVVYAPALALSQVTGINVYLSVTAIFVVCIFYTVVGGMKAVMWTDTLQVIIMYAAMIAVIVKGHVDVGGWSVVWNANQATGRVEFSDFDVNPGKRHSFWSLVVGGYFTWITIYGVNQSQVQRYLTVSKINQARNAVWINLVGLSVLLSVCCYGGMVIFAKYADCDPLSAKYVSKPDQLFPLFVMDTLGHIPGVPGLFVAGIFSGALSTVSSGLNSLAAICLEDFVKPFCCVGMSDERATKVSKGLAIGFGFLCFGLVFVASQLGNILEAALSIFGIIGGPLLGVFTLGIFFPWANSVGAGVGVIASLGLMLWIGIGTQVAKAHGFLKLTSKLYSTDGCRALNATLTTALVELNGFVSSTTASSATQTPEDEPLGLYQLSYMWYSTVGCCTVIVVGLIVSALTGFQDPRKLNPGLICNTGNTVYWFLPKNIREYLRFEVGDDYELSGAPYEKCKQPVYNLQVGENHPMFASSDTHLASQLTDEKIEATKL, encoded by the exons ATGACAGTCATAGAGGACACTGAGAAGTTGATTTCTCGTTTCGGGTGGCCAGACTACTTGGTATTCGTGGCTATGCTGTCTGTTTCAGCCATAATCGGAATATATTATGCATG TGCCGGTGGAAAGCAGAGCACCACATCTGAATTTCTGATGGCTGGAAGGAGCATGTCGACCTTCCCTGTCGCAATGTCTTTGATTGCAAG CTTTATGTCAGCCATCACGCTTTTGGGCACACCAGCTGAAGTGTACCAGTTTGGAACGATGTACTGGTTAATTGGCATATCGTACTTCATCG TCATGCCCGCAACGAATTATCTCTACCTCCCTATATTTTATAACCTCCAAGTCACTTCTGCATATGAG TATTTAGAATTACGCTTCCATAAAGTGATCCGGTGCttgggttcagcaacatttACAGTTCAAATG AGTCTTTACATGGCTGTGGTTGTATATGCCCCTGCACTGGCTCTTAGTCAAG TAACTGGAATCAATGTGTACCTCTCAGTGACAGCCATTTTCGTCGTATGCATCTTCTATACCGTAGTC gGAGGAATGAAAGCTGTGATGTGGACTGACACGTTGCAAGTCATTATTATGTATGCTGCAATGATAGCG GTGATTGTTAAGGGACATGTTGACGTGGGTGGTTGGTCCGTGGTTTGGAATGCCAATCAGGCAACCGGAAGGGTCGAATTTTCGGa TTTCGACGTTAACCCCGGCAAACGTCACTCGTTTTGGTCTTTGGTTGTTGGTGGATATTTCACGTG GATTACGATTTACGGAGTTAACCAATCTCAAGTGCAACGCTATTTGACAGTTTCGAAAATCAACCAAGCTAGAAA CGCTGTGTGGATCAACCTTGTTGGATTATCCGTCCTCCTTTCAGTTTGCTGTTATGGAGGCATGGTCATTTTTGCAAAATATGCCGATTGCGATCCTCTCTCTGCCAAG TATGTCAGCAAGCCGGATCAGCTGTTTCCCTTATTCGTAATGGACACGTTGGGTCACATTCCCGGTGTTCCTGGACTGTTTGTGGCCGGAATTTTCAGTGGAGCTTTAAg TACTGTTTCTAGCGGACTAAACTCTTTGGCAGCTATTTGCTTGGAAGATTTCGTTAAACCCTTTTGTTGTGTGGGCATGAGCGATGAACGCGCCACTAAAGTATCGAAAGGCTTGGCAATAGGATTTGGATTTCTTTGTTTCGggcttgtttttgttgcatCTCAACTTGGCAACATCCTAGAa GCTGCTTTGAGTATTTTTGGTATCATTGGTGGACCTCTTCTAGGAGTCTTTACTTTAGGCATCTTCTTCCCTTGGGCGAACTCTGTT GGAGCCGGGGTAGGCGTAATCGCCAGTCTGGGTTTGATGCTGTGGATTGGGATTGGAACACAAGTCGCCAAAGCTCATGGTTTCCTTAAACTAACAAGCAAGCTCTATTCTACTGATGGTTGTCGCGCACTAAACGCCACTCTAACCACCGCATTAGTGGAATTGAACGGCTTTGTTTCATCGACAACTGCGTCATCGGCGACGCAAAC CCCTGAAGATGAACCACTTGGACTGTATCAACTTTCATATATGTGGTACTCAACTGTCGGTTGCTGTACAGTCATCGTCGTTGGCTTGATCGTGAGTGCCCTAACCGGATTTCAGGATCCTAGGAAACTTAATCCGGGGCTCATTTGCAACACTGGAAACACGGTTTATTGGTTCTTACCAAAGAATATTAGAGAA TACTTACGATTTGAAGTCGGAGATGATTAC GAATTAAGCGGAGCTCCGTACGAAAAATGTAAGCAACCGGTATATAATTTACAAGTAGGTGAAAACCACCCAATGTTCGCGTCGAGTGATACACATTTAGCAAGCCAACTTACTGATGAGAAGATTGAAGCAACGAAACTTTGA